Below is a window of uncultured Cohaesibacter sp. DNA.
ATCGCTCCGAGAGGCTTCTTCGACATTCTTTCGCTTGTTGCGTCCCGCCTCGGCATGATCGGCATTGTCGGTATCGTTCTGGTGATGTTTTACGAAGTGGTCGTGCGCTACGCCTTCAACGCACCAACCCTCTGGGCGAACGAGTTGAGCTGGTGGATTGCCGCCTTTGTTTTCCTTCTCGCTGGCCTCTATGCCATGCAGCAGCGCTGCCATATCCGCATTTACATCCTCTATGCCATCATGCCCCGCTGGCTTCAGAAGACAGCCGACATTCTCAATGTCGTGCTGATCTGGGGTTTCAGCGTCTGCCTGATATGGGGCGGATATAACGAAGCGCAGAAGAAGCTTATGAGCATGGAAACGCTCGGCACCGCCTGGGATCCTCCAATTCCGGCCACGGTGAAGCCCGCCGTCCTCATCATATTCGTGCTTGTGGCGATCCAGTCCCTGTCAAACCTGATTGCCGACTGGAACAATTCGTCCGAACCGCTTTCGCCAATGGATGAGATCGATGAGGAAGAAATCAAAAATATACGTGCCACATTGAAAGAAGATTGAAATGGAATTTCTTGATATGTTTGCCTGCCTGAAAGTCGGCGACCTCAGTACGCTGAGCACGATTCTGCTTCTGGGCATGTTCCTTTTGCTGGCACTCGGAATGCCATTGGGGTTCGCTTCGGCCTTTCTCGCGGTCGCGACTCTGGTAATGAAATTCGGACCCGAAACGGTTTTTGCGCATTTTGGTCGCGGTCCGCTTCTGGTTCTTGGTCAGGCGCTCTATCGCCAACTGACCAGTTATGTGCTGATATCGGTCCCCTTGTTCATTTTCATGGCATCAATGCTGGAGCGATCCGGCATTGCCCGCGACATGTATTCCTCGCTCAGTCTCTGGATGAACCGCACACGCGGCGGCATCGCCATTGTGACATCGATCATGGCTGTCATCATGGCGGCCATGTCCGGCATTATCGGCGGCGAGGTCGTATTGCTGGGCCTGATCGCTCTGCCTCAAATGCTGCGGCTGGGCTATAATCAGGATCTTGCCATCGGCACGATCTGTGCCTCAGGCACGCTGGGAACCATGATCCCGCCCTCGATCGTGCTGATCATGTATGGACTGGTGACCGAGACATCGATCAAGTCACTATTTGCGGCTTCCTTTTTGCCCGGCTTCATCCTTGCGTCCTTCTTCATCATCTATATCGTCTTGCGCACCCAGATCAATCCAGGGCTCGCCCCGCTGCCTGAAAGCGATCCGGAAGACCCGGCAGGTTTTGACAAGGGGCTGATGTTTCTTGGCTTCGTCTCCCGTCTGGCTCTATGGCTATGTGGCGCGCTGCTGCTGCGCATTATCTTTTTCACGCTCACCGGACAGAATAATCTGCCAGCAGAAGCTGACCCGATTCTGTTCGGGATGGTTTCCGACATTCCGTGGATCATTGGCGTCGCCATCGCAGCACTTGTGCTGATATTTTTCATCATTGGACGGGAACGCACCGCAAAGGGATGGGAAATGGGCAAGGGCCTGATCGCTCCGCTCATCGTCATCGGCGTGGTGCTCGGCTCGATCTACGGCGGCATCACGGGCATTACCGAAGCGGCCGGCATGGGGGCAATCACGGTCTTCGTGATCGGCTTGATCCGACGTGAGATGACCTTCGAAATCGTATGGGATTCGGTCATGCGAACGCTCAAGTCAACCGGAACGATCATCTGGGTGACCATTGGCGCGTCCGCTCTGGCTTCCGCCTACACGCTCGCGGGAGGCCCAACCTATGTCGCCAATCTGATCACCGCTACGCACTTGCCGACGATGGGCATCATCCTCGTCATGATGTTTGTCTTCCTTGTGATGGGGATGTTCATGGACTGGACGGGCATTGTCCTGCTTATCATGCCGGTCTTTCTGCCCGTTGTGCTCAAGCTGCCCGTTGAAGAGATCGGCTTTTTCGGACATGTTGATCCGGCACAGGTTGCAATCTGGTTTGGCGTGCTCTTCTGCATGAATATGCAGGTCAGTTTCCTGTCGCCGCCATTCGGACCGGCGGCATTTTTCCTTAAGTCGGTTGCACCGAAGAATATCGAGCTTTCGGATATCTTCCGCGCTTTCCTGCCATTCATCGGGATTCAGCTGCTGGCCCTTGCAGTTCTGCTCTGCTGGCCACAAATCGTCACCATGTTCCTCTGACGGGGAAGGGCACCTGGATACAAAAAAATCCGGCGAGCTGACAACTTGCCGGATTTTTTTATGCGCCAAAGCCATCGTTTTGGCGAATATTGGGTTCAAGCGATCCCGATCAGATCAGGGCGAAGAAGGAACGCGCCTACCAGACCGATCCATCAGCCTTCGCTTGAATTTTCCTTCTCTGCCGCTTCAGCTTCCTTGCGGAGCCTGTCATGGTTGGACTTGCCTGTCATCAGATGCTTTGTCAGGGCATCGGACAATCTGGGCGCATCCCTCGCAATGATCGCATCCATGATCTCTTCATGCTCCGCCATCGTGACATCACGCCAACGCGCCTGTTCCGATGACATATAGCGCGCCCGAAACAGCGCCGCATTATACTGCCGATGCGTCTCAGAGAGCGCGGAATTGTCGGCAAATTCAATGATTGTCGAATGAAACTCCATGTCGAGCAGGAAGAATTTCATCGAATCATTGCCGCTTGCCAGCTTCTTGAGACGGCCGTGAATGCCGGCCAACTGATCAATCTGCTTGTCCGTTGCACGCTGAATGAACAATTTCCCCGCCAACGCCTCCAATGCAGCCTGAACATCAAAAAGATCGTTGATGTAGGTCGCGGAGGGATCCGCGACCCGAAGACGGCGGTTCGACTGGATCTCTATGAGCTTCTCAGACGCCAACTCGCGGATTGCCTCGCGCAACGGCGTGCGTGAAATTTGTAATTTTTCACACAACTCACGCTCTGAAAGGGTCTGTCCAGGCCCCAGCTTTCCAACCAGCACCAGTTCGCGCAACCGCTCTGCGGCGATTTCTGCAAGGGAAACGCGCTTAACAGCCAGGTCTTCGTCAAGCTGCGATAACTCTATTGTTCGTTTTCTATTCATTTCTAGGTCCTCACCTGCACCTTTACTTTAGGGCATGTTGAAGTCAATCAAAACACAAATTTTTCCACGCCTCCTCAGTGCAATACTGTATTTGGTATACATTTTTCCATTGAACCGTATACCAATAGATGGCATAGTTTTTATGTTGGCTCCATGTCAACAATCTTTGTGGAAGGCGACCGAAATTTGTTCGGTTCTTTGTTGATGGAGGAAACGAGTCCCGTCGAGCTCCGGTGTATGCAATCTGTCTGAGCCCGCTGACTTTTTTCAACACATGGATAGTGCTGCAAAGAATATTTGATTGAGTGTAACCGGCCGGATTTCGAGCCTTATGGCTTCAATCCGCATCGCGGACGTTTGGAAGATCACACCCACGGAGTCAATCAGGTCCTGAATAGAAAAACGGTGCTGAAAAACGCACCTTTTAAGGAGAATGAGGTTATGAAAGTACTGATAATTGGTGCTGCAGGGATGGTCGGGCGAAAGTTGATTAGCCGAATTGCGCAAGCGCCTGAAATTTTGGGAGGTCCGATCGAGAAACTGTCTCTGGTCGATGTGATCAAGCCCGTTGCACCACAAAATCTTGCTGATATAGCCACATGTCAGGCGATCGACCTGTCAAAAGTGGGAACCGCCGAGGCGCTCATCGCAGATAGGCCAGACATGATCATCCATCTGGCCGCCATCGTTTCTGGCGAAGCGGAAGCCGATTTTGACAAGGGCTATGATGTCAATATGAAAGGCAGCTACATGCTGCTTGAGGCCATTCGTGCCGAAGGCAAGAAACAGCCCTACAAGCCCCGTTTCATTTTCGCCTCTTCCATCGCCGTATTTGGCGCACCTTTTCCGGACAAGATCGGCGACGAGTTCTTCACCACGCCCCTTACCAGTTACGGCACACAGAAGGCGATTGTCGAGCTGCTGCTCTCGGACTATAGCCGCCGGGATATTCTGGATGGCATCGGCATCCGCTTGCCGACCATCTGCATCCGCCCCGGCAAACCGAACGCGGCCGCTTCGGGCTTCTTCTCCAACATCCTGCGCGAACCATTGGCAGGCAAGGAAGCCATCCTGCCCGTGGAAGACCATGTTCGACACTGGTTTGCGAGCCCGCGTTCTGCGGTTGGCTATTTCACCCATGCCGCGACACTGGATCTCAGTCTGGTCGGGCCGCGCCGCAACCTCATGATGCCGGGTCTGTCCGCCACGGTGGGCGATGAAATTGCCGCGCTTGAGCGCGTTGCCGGACCAAAAATCACAAAGCTTATCAAACGCGAACCGGATGCCACCATTCGCGGTATCGTCGATGGCTGGGCCAGAGATTTCAGCGTCAAGCGCGCCTTGAGCCTCGGCTTCACTGCAGAAAAGACATTCGATGAAATCATTCGCGTTCACATTGATGACGAACTGGACGGGAAAATCGGAGGCTGAAACAATGACCAAATATAAATGGACCCGCGAGGCATGGCCAATCGCTTCTGCCATGATCCCGTTCCCGGGCATTTTGCCCGATGGACGACTGGTACAGGATCTGCCTGCCGAAGAATGGGAGAAGACACTCACTGACGTAGCCGATGCCGGTTTCACCGAACTGGACCCCACCGACTCCTGGCTTCGGATCGCCGATCTTGAACCATCGCGGCTCAATGAATTTCTGGCAGTTACCCGTTCTCTGGGGCTGTCCATCCCGGCAATTTCCACCTCACGCCGCAGTGTGATTGATCCTGACCATGGCGACGAGTATCTGGCTTACTGCCATCGCGTCATTGATACAGCGGCAAGCGTTGGGGCAGACTCCGTCTGTTTCGGACTGTTTGGACCATTGACACCGGCACAGCAGAAAGCCCTGTGGTTCTGGACCGAAGATGGTGTCAAAAATCCCGAAGACCCGGACATCTATAACAAGGCAGTTGGCCGCATCAAGGAACTTGGCAGGCACGCAGACGAACTCTGCATCGAGATCTCCATGGAAATGTATGAGGACACCTATATCGGAACCGCCGATGGCGCGGTGAAATTCACCGAAGATGTGGATCTTCCCAATGTGGGCATCAATGCGGATCTGGGTAATCTCGTGCGGTTGCATCGTCCTGTCGAGCACTGGCAGGACATGATGGCGAAGATTGCGCCATTCCTGAAATATTGGCATGTAAAGAACTATACCCGTGTCGAAGATCCCATCACAGGTGCAGTCATTACCCATCCTGCCCCCATGGAATCGGGCATCATCAACTATCGCGCAGCGATCAGGATGGCGCTCGATCTGGGCTACAAGAGTGCGTTCCTTTGCGAGCATTATGGCGGCGACGGGCTGTCAGTGATGGCGGCAAACCGCGATTATATCCGGCGCATCCTGCCCAGATGATCACATGATCCCGATATGCCCCGGCTTTGACTTGGCGTCACAGTCGGGGCAGGGGCTAACGAGGTCATAAAGAATCCATAACAGCCAAGACGAACTATTGCCTTGGCCAATCACTTGCAATGCATTGCGTCTCCCAGAATGGGGCTGAAGCATTGGCGATCCACCCCACTATAGTAATGTTTCAGCTCCTGCTTGCCTTGCGGTAATTTCCTGTGCCGCAAGGCTTTTTTATCGCGGATAGATTGCGTTATTGCCACAATATTGAAGGATCAAAACTCCGTCCCGGCAGGCGCCATTCTGCCTCGGATTTCGCAGGGTAAAATCGCGGCATATCCCAAGCTGGGCCTACTTTTGAAGCAGGTAAAGTTCGCAGTGAAAATCTCCCGGTAATTTTGGACTTTTATGTTCGAATTGGTTGACAACACCCATTATCGGTATACCATATACAGTATCTTGATATGCTTCATGCAGGGAACTGAGTTGGCCATTTTTTCCAATCACATGCATGAAATTTTGGGAGAGGCATAACAAGCTGTTTTTCATACGGGAGGAATAAACATGAAAAGAAGTAATTTCTTTTTGACTTCAATGGCGATTGTTGGATCGCTGCTGCTTGGCGGTAATGCAGCAAGTGCCCAGGACAAGAATATCGCTTACATCACAAGTTCAATTAACGTGCAGTTCTGGAGATATGTGGCAACGGGTGCAGAAGCGGCCGCGAAAGAGGCCGGTTATACGCTCAAGACTCTGGATTCGGCCAACGACGCAAAAACCCAGCTGCAAAATGCGCAGGATGCCATCGCGCAGGGTGTCGCAGGCATCGTCCTATCTCCAACCGACAGCTCCACCGCACCAAGCGTGCTCAAGCTGGCTGAAGAAGCCGGGGTTCCGGTGGTGATCGCCGATATCGGAACGAACGAAGGCAAATTTGTATCCTTCGTCGGATCGGATAATTATGGTGGGGCAAAAGGCATTGGCGAAATTGTCGGTGACACGCTTTCACATAAGAACTGGACAGATGGTTCATTCGGCATTATCGGCATTCCTCAGGCCCGGATCAATGGTCAATTAAGGACAAATGGCTTCCGCGATGCCATGAAAGAAGTCGGCATGGAAAAGGAAGTCCCCCTGCAGCAAATGCAGACCTTCACTGCCGAGGAATCCTTCCGCTTCGCGCAGGACATGATCACCGCCAATGCCGATCTTCGGGCGATCTTTGTTGAATCCGACGTTCAGGCAATCGGCGCACAACGTGCTGTAAGAGCCGCAAGGAAGACCGGTGAGATTCTGGTTGCCGGTTTTGATGGCACGCCTGATCTTGTCGAAAAGATTTCCGATGGCTCGATCCTCGGATCTGGCATGCAGCAGCCCTACCTGATGGGCTTCAAGGCAACGGAAGCTTTGACCAAGCATATCGCGGGTGAAAATGTTGCCAAGGAAATCTCCTTGCCGGTTCTGGTCGTTACCGAATTCAATATCAAAAGTCTTCGGGATGAAATGAACCTCAACGTTTTTGCCGGTGAACTGAAATAGCTCTCCACCCCGGCGGCTGACATCGGGGAAGGATGTCAGCTGCGTTTTCTGCATAAGATTATTCATCACAGAATTGCGGCTCGCCCATCTGTTCGGCGAGCTCGCTCTCCAAGTGAAATCTAATGGAGGGTATGTGTGTCAGTTAATAGCGAACTGCTCCTCAAGGCCGAAGGAATCACCAAGACATTCGGCCGCTTCTCCGCTCTCAAAGGGGTCGATTTCGAATTGGTCTCGGGTGAAATTCACGCGCTATTTGGCGCGAATGGAGCCGGGAAATCGACACTTTCTAAGGTGATATGCGGCCATTTCACCCCGACAAAAGGCAATCTGCACGCCTTTGGCTCGCCAGCCCGTTTCAACAATCCGCGAGATGCGATGGATGCCGGGATCGGTATGGTAACGCAGGAAACCAGTCTGGCAGGAGACCTCTCAGTCTGGGAAAATATCGTCTTGCCAGCCTATGGCGGCAAGAAGAAACCCTCTCAGGCCAAACTCCGGCAGACAGCCGCAAAGGCGCTTGAAAGCTTGGGGTTCGGCGACGAAATCGATCTGGACCGGGAATGCCGGGATCTGTCGACGGCCCATCGCCAACTGGTCGAAATAGCAAGAATTGTCGCCCTGGGCAGTCGTGTCATCATCCTCGACGAGCCGACAGCCGCGCTCAGTCCGGGAGAAAGCGCCCGGCTTTTCAAGGTCATGGAATCCCTGCGCGAGGAGGGAAGGGGACTGATCTTCGTCTCCCATCGCCTTGAGGAAATTTTCGCCATGACCGACCGTATCACCATTCTAAGAGATGGTCATTCGGTCAAGAGCAACCTTTCTACCGCCAGCCTGACCCAGTCAGACCTCATTCGCCTGATGGTCGGTCGCGATCTTGAGGCATTGACGGCACTGACGGTACCGGACAGCTCGGACAAGCCGGTGCTTCTGAGCCTTTCAAACGTCAAATCCAGCCCGCAGGTCCGCTCCGCCAGTCTGGATATCCGTGCAGGAGAAATCGTCGGGCTCGGCGGTCTGGTCGGTTCAGGCCGGTCAGAACTCGCTGAAGCGGTGCTTGGTCTAAGGCCGATGGAATCGGGATCGATCACGCTTCTGGGCAAAGCCTACAAGCCGACCAATTCCCGAAATGCCAATATGTCAGGCATCGGTTTTCTGCCCGAAGACAGGCGACGCCAGAGCATTGTGCCGGATTTTTCCGTGCGTGAGAATATTCTCCTCAACCATCTCAGCAGTCTGTCCGGTCCCCGTTTGAAATATCGCCAGCGGGACAAGCAGATCAATGCGCTTGCCGATCAGATCGGGCTCGAGCGCGACCGACTGAACGACAGCTCGCTGCTGAATTTCTCCGGTGGCATGCAACAAAAGGCCTTGATCATCCGGGCCCTGCTTTTGAACCCGAAGGTGCTCATACTGGACGAGCCGACCAAAGGGGTCGATATCGGCGCCCGCACCACCATCTACAAGATTTTACGACAATTGGCATCCGAAGGCGTCGCCATGCTGCTGATCTCTTCGGATTTCGAGGAGCTTCTGGCGCTGTCCCACAGGATCGTGCCGATCAGCGATGGAATGACGATTGGTACGGTGCCATCGGCGGACATCAACGAAGAACAATTGACACTGATATGCGCTCCCCGCAGCTCTCTTGATCGTCAGAATATGTTGCTCAAACAATTGGCTCAACAGTTTGGCGTACAAACCGGATGGCTGCTGAATGCCGGGAGCCGGGTGCTCTGCCTGACACGACAGGGCGACATTGGCGCAAAGGGATTGCCAGAGCCAGGGATGGTCGTTCCCGCGCAAGACACCGCGATACAAACAGCATTTGAGACCGAGCCCGGACAGGTCTGCCCGGAAAAAGGCGACATGCAATCGCTGCTGTTGGTTGTCAATAACAGGCGCGGCATCAGCATGGGAACCATCGCCATTCTGTCCCGCCCGCATGAAACACTCGATAAAAATGGGATCCGGGCGTTTGCAGTGCAGGCCTTGTCGGCCTTTGAAGAGGGGCAGTTTGAGCTTGCTCCCGACAAGAACCGCGCAATCACCACCCCGGTTGGAGGCCTGAAATGACCCATATTTTCACAAAATACTCAAATATACTCGAAGTAAGGATGGCAGGCCTTGCACTCCTGATTGCGATTGCCCTCTCGCTTGCGTCTCCCCATTTCCTGACAGCGACCAATCTGTTCAACCTGATGGATCAGTCCGTTGTCGCAGGGATTGTGGCAATAGGAATGACCTTCGTGATCCTGACCGGAGGCATCGATCTGTCCGTCGGATCGGTCATGGGCGTGACCGGCATTCTGCTTGGCTTGGCCTTGCGAGAGGTTCCCATTCCGGTTGCCATCACTCTGGCAATTCTGGCCGGTGCCTTCATCGGCACCATATGCGGCATATTGGTCGCCATCTTCGGCCTTGCGCCCTTTGTGGTCACCCTTGGCTCCATGGCGATTTGTCGAAGCCTTGCCTATGTCTTCTCCAACCAGAGAACGATTGCCGATGTCCCCGATGCCCTGTCCGGGCTTGTCTATGACACCGTCTTCGGCCTTCAGATGAATGTCCTGATCCTGATCGTGCTGTATATTCTGGCCTGGTTCTATCTCACCTATTCCAAGGGCGGAAGAACGATCTATGCCGTCGGCTCAAACAGGGAAGCCGCCCGCATTTCCGGTCTCAATGTTCATCTCTACAGCATCTTGCCCTATGTCGTCTCCGGCGCACTTTGCGCCGTTGCCGTCACCCTGATTGCCGCTCAGATTGGCTCTATCGACCCGTTGGCAGGCAACGGAATGGAACTGGATGCCATCGCGGCAGTGGTCATCGGAGGAGCCAGCCTGTTTGGCGGCCGCGGATCGATCGTCGGCACCTTCTTTGGTGTGCTCATCATGGTGATGATCCGCAATGGCATGAACCTGCTTGGCGTATCGCCATTCTGGCAGGGAACAGCGATCGGCACCATCATCATTGCAGCTGTTCTTGCCGAACGCCTCTTCTCGCGGCGGTCCAAATAATATCGAAGGAGCTAGTCATGATTTTAGATCATTTGGAAGTCATCGATCCCAGATTCAAAAAGCTCATCCTGCTCAATACACATCTTGAAAAACTCTGGCAGGGTGCGCGCTGGATGGAAGGGCCGGCATGGTTCGGCGCTGGCCGCTATCTGCTTTTCTCCGACATCCCCAACTGTCGCATGATGCGCTATGACGATACCGATGGGTCCGTTTCGGAATTTCGAAATCCGTCAAACAATTCGAACGGCAACACGATGGACCGTCAGGGACGGCTGATCACCTGCG
It encodes the following:
- a CDS encoding TRAP transporter small permease, coding for MHTHSIWLGRMHQLTRKSAIVAILVALVAFLLLIIQQFTAEDPIGMYEMLRPQGRPLVLLMLWSLFAAVMLFSIYLSDRIGKIEIAPRGFFDILSLVASRLGMIGIVGIVLVMFYEVVVRYAFNAPTLWANELSWWIAAFVFLLAGLYAMQQRCHIRIYILYAIMPRWLQKTADILNVVLIWGFSVCLIWGGYNEAQKKLMSMETLGTAWDPPIPATVKPAVLIIFVLVAIQSLSNLIADWNNSSEPLSPMDEIDEEEIKNIRATLKED
- a CDS encoding TRAP transporter large permease subunit, producing the protein MEFLDMFACLKVGDLSTLSTILLLGMFLLLALGMPLGFASAFLAVATLVMKFGPETVFAHFGRGPLLVLGQALYRQLTSYVLISVPLFIFMASMLERSGIARDMYSSLSLWMNRTRGGIAIVTSIMAVIMAAMSGIIGGEVVLLGLIALPQMLRLGYNQDLAIGTICASGTLGTMIPPSIVLIMYGLVTETSIKSLFAASFLPGFILASFFIIYIVLRTQINPGLAPLPESDPEDPAGFDKGLMFLGFVSRLALWLCGALLLRIIFFTLTGQNNLPAEADPILFGMVSDIPWIIGVAIAALVLIFFIIGRERTAKGWEMGKGLIAPLIVIGVVLGSIYGGITGITEAAGMGAITVFVIGLIRREMTFEIVWDSVMRTLKSTGTIIWVTIGASALASAYTLAGGPTYVANLITATHLPTMGIILVMMFVFLVMGMFMDWTGIVLLIMPVFLPVVLKLPVEEIGFFGHVDPAQVAIWFGVLFCMNMQVSFLSPPFGPAAFFLKSVAPKNIELSDIFRAFLPFIGIQLLALAVLLCWPQIVTMFL
- a CDS encoding GntR family transcriptional regulator; amino-acid sequence: MNRKRTIELSQLDEDLAVKRVSLAEIAAERLRELVLVGKLGPGQTLSERELCEKLQISRTPLREAIRELASEKLIEIQSNRRLRVADPSATYINDLFDVQAALEALAGKLFIQRATDKQIDQLAGIHGRLKKLASGNDSMKFFLLDMEFHSTIIEFADNSALSETHRQYNAALFRARYMSSEQARWRDVTMAEHEEIMDAIIARDAPRLSDALTKHLMTGKSNHDRLRKEAEAAEKENSSEG
- the denD gene encoding D-erythronate dehydrogenase, which translates into the protein MKVLIIGAAGMVGRKLISRIAQAPEILGGPIEKLSLVDVIKPVAPQNLADIATCQAIDLSKVGTAEALIADRPDMIIHLAAIVSGEAEADFDKGYDVNMKGSYMLLEAIRAEGKKQPYKPRFIFASSIAVFGAPFPDKIGDEFFTTPLTSYGTQKAIVELLLSDYSRRDILDGIGIRLPTICIRPGKPNAAASGFFSNILREPLAGKEAILPVEDHVRHWFASPRSAVGYFTHAATLDLSLVGPRRNLMMPGLSATVGDEIAALERVAGPKITKLIKREPDATIRGIVDGWARDFSVKRALSLGFTAEKTFDEIIRVHIDDELDGKIGG
- a CDS encoding sugar phosphate isomerase/epimerase family protein, coding for MTKYKWTREAWPIASAMIPFPGILPDGRLVQDLPAEEWEKTLTDVADAGFTELDPTDSWLRIADLEPSRLNEFLAVTRSLGLSIPAISTSRRSVIDPDHGDEYLAYCHRVIDTAASVGADSVCFGLFGPLTPAQQKALWFWTEDGVKNPEDPDIYNKAVGRIKELGRHADELCIEISMEMYEDTYIGTADGAVKFTEDVDLPNVGINADLGNLVRLHRPVEHWQDMMAKIAPFLKYWHVKNYTRVEDPITGAVITHPAPMESGIINYRAAIRMALDLGYKSAFLCEHYGGDGLSVMAANRDYIRRILPR
- a CDS encoding substrate-binding domain-containing protein, with amino-acid sequence MKRSNFFLTSMAIVGSLLLGGNAASAQDKNIAYITSSINVQFWRYVATGAEAAAKEAGYTLKTLDSANDAKTQLQNAQDAIAQGVAGIVLSPTDSSTAPSVLKLAEEAGVPVVIADIGTNEGKFVSFVGSDNYGGAKGIGEIVGDTLSHKNWTDGSFGIIGIPQARINGQLRTNGFRDAMKEVGMEKEVPLQQMQTFTAEESFRFAQDMITANADLRAIFVESDVQAIGAQRAVRAARKTGEILVAGFDGTPDLVEKISDGSILGSGMQQPYLMGFKATEALTKHIAGENVAKEISLPVLVVTEFNIKSLRDEMNLNVFAGELK
- a CDS encoding sugar ABC transporter ATP-binding protein, translating into MSVNSELLLKAEGITKTFGRFSALKGVDFELVSGEIHALFGANGAGKSTLSKVICGHFTPTKGNLHAFGSPARFNNPRDAMDAGIGMVTQETSLAGDLSVWENIVLPAYGGKKKPSQAKLRQTAAKALESLGFGDEIDLDRECRDLSTAHRQLVEIARIVALGSRVIILDEPTAALSPGESARLFKVMESLREEGRGLIFVSHRLEEIFAMTDRITILRDGHSVKSNLSTASLTQSDLIRLMVGRDLEALTALTVPDSSDKPVLLSLSNVKSSPQVRSASLDIRAGEIVGLGGLVGSGRSELAEAVLGLRPMESGSITLLGKAYKPTNSRNANMSGIGFLPEDRRRQSIVPDFSVRENILLNHLSSLSGPRLKYRQRDKQINALADQIGLERDRLNDSSLLNFSGGMQQKALIIRALLLNPKVLILDEPTKGVDIGARTTIYKILRQLASEGVAMLLISSDFEELLALSHRIVPISDGMTIGTVPSADINEEQLTLICAPRSSLDRQNMLLKQLAQQFGVQTGWLLNAGSRVLCLTRQGDIGAKGLPEPGMVVPAQDTAIQTAFETEPGQVCPEKGDMQSLLLVVNNRRGISMGTIAILSRPHETLDKNGIRAFAVQALSAFEEGQFELAPDKNRAITTPVGGLK
- a CDS encoding ABC transporter permease — encoded protein: MAGLALLIAIALSLASPHFLTATNLFNLMDQSVVAGIVAIGMTFVILTGGIDLSVGSVMGVTGILLGLALREVPIPVAITLAILAGAFIGTICGILVAIFGLAPFVVTLGSMAICRSLAYVFSNQRTIADVPDALSGLVYDTVFGLQMNVLILIVLYILAWFYLTYSKGGRTIYAVGSNREAARISGLNVHLYSILPYVVSGALCAVAVTLIAAQIGSIDPLAGNGMELDAIAAVVIGGASLFGGRGSIVGTFFGVLIMVMIRNGMNLLGVSPFWQGTAIGTIIIAAVLAERLFSRRSK